Part of the Rhizobium viscosum genome is shown below.
ACAAGTTCGGCGAGCGGGAGGCCGCGCGGCACGACAAGGTGGACCTCGTGCCCGAGGGCGGCTTGTCCGTTGGCAAGATCGATGCAGTATCGCTCTGATCCTGCAAGTTCGGACGCAAACAGCACATGCAGGATACGTGGTTTTGTTGCGAGCGGCGTGTAAGCGGCTGATTGATCGCCGCCCGCCAGGAATTTCTGAACCTGCTTCACTTTCACGTTCGGGTCGTTGTTGGCCATGATCGCTGTTCCCAATGACAGAACGCGACTACGGCACGCAGCCCGGTGAAAGTGGATAAAGTCTTGTTAAGAGAGATGTCTGTAGTGGATGATCACGCGGAGCCAATGCTTCGCAGGATGACGGTATGCGAACCTAAAACATCTCCCAGGGCCACGACGGCCACATAACACCATTGGACTAGGAAGAGTGTTGTGGCCAGACACGACAACAGATAGTCGTTGGTAGCCGCGCGGCGTTTTCGGCCGGTATCCCGGCGGTCGCGGCTGCCCAGTGCGGCAAGACACGAGCTCATGCAAAGTAGCGTGAGAAACGCGAACTGGACGCAGCTTGCCTCGGCCAGGAAAAGCACGAAAGCGCATATTGCCAAGTTGATCATCTCTCGCCTGACGATCGAAAAAGAAGACCGAGCGCGAGGCCGGTTTTTTGTAAGACGTGTCGGTGAACTATCCGAGGCCGGTTTTCTGGTCATGATCAGTGGTTCCTGGTGGGGAAACCAACTACGGCACAGATTTCCGCGAAGGTGGATGAAGTGATGTTAAGAGGCGTTTCGAGCATGGTGCTCGTTTGACGCGAGGCCCTGTCTCTTGGGGATGATCATCCGTTCCCGAAAGACCGCCTGCCGTCACGATTTCGTTAGCCAGGCGGCACGGTCGACCACGCTTGCCCGCTTTGGCGCTTGCGATCGCTCACACCTTCACAGCTCCCGACGAACGCGTCTCTTGTCGGGAACCCGCGATGACCGGTCCAGCAGGCGGCAGATTGATCTCCACGATCAGCCCATGCGGCGTGGCGTTGGCGAGAGTGAGTGTGCCGGAATGGGCTTGGACAATATCCTGAACGATGGACAACCCGAGACCAAATCCGCCCCGGTCGTTTCGTGCTGAATCCAATTTATAGAAAGGCTCCAGGACATTGGCCTGAAACTCGGCGGGGATACCGGGTCCGTCGTCGGTGACGCGAATGCTGACCGTACGATCTGGCTTGACAAGAAGTTCGACATCCACATGTCCGGCGAATTTCGTGCCGTTGTCGATGAGATTGGCGATCGCACGCTTCAGTGCGTGAGGCTTGCACGGATAGGCGAAACGCTCGGCCCCACGATACGCCACCGAATACCCCATATCGGCAAAGTCACTACAAGCCGTCACGATCATGCTCGGAAGGTCCGCCCTGAGCTGATTCTCCTTCGATATGTCCTTTCGGAGATAGACCAGCGTCTCCTCGACCATCAGTGTCAGGGCGTCAACGTCGGCCAGCAGTGCGCTTCGCAGCGAGGGTTCGCTGGAGCGCTCGGCTCTCAGGCGCAAACGCGTCAGTGGAGTTCTGAGATCGTGGCTGATCGCGCGCAACATGCGCGTGCGCGCATCGATCATGGCACGTATGCGGCTTCGCATGTCGTTCAGCGACTTCGCGAGCGTCCTGACCTCGAGTGAGCCGATCTCCTCGAACGGACGCTCGGCGCCTTTGTCCGGATCGAGATCTTGCGCGGCGCGAGAAAACCGAAGAAGCGGCGAGGCGATCATGCGGCTTCCGTAGAGGGACAGAAGAATAACCGGCACGATGAGTGCCATGGTCGCCAGAAGATCGCTGATCTCGCGATCGGTGATGCGCGAGTCGGGCACGGCGGATGGCGGTGAGAAAGCCAGGGCGCGATCGTGATCAACCGCGACAACGAGTACCTGCGTCAGGTGACCCGTCGCCGTCCTCGAACGAAGTGTGACATCCGTTGTTGGCGAGAGATTGTTTTTTATCTCCAGGCGGAAGTCATCCTCTTCTACCGCCTGTTCGGGGCCATGCAATTCGGCGGCTGGCACTTCTTCTACCTGCAACCCCGTTTTCGCGACCGTGTCGAGGATAGTCGACTTCTGTTCCGTAGTTTCCGCTGCGCGCAACATATCGACCACGAGTTCGATACGCATCGCAACGGACCGCGCCTGGGAGACGCTTTCCGGTTCCTTGATGGTCAGATGCTCGCTGACAATGCCGAGGATCGCAAAAAGCACCACCGGTCCGATCGCGAGCAAGGCAATCTGCCTACGGATCGACCCCGCAAAAAATCGCGCCAGCATCATTCCGCGCTTTCCTGTTGTCACAACCAGTTATCCGGTGAGCTGTGGCGACTTTCAGCCTCGCGGCCCACAAAGTGTCGTTGAACTGCCTGCACGCAGCTCAATCACGTCAACTATGCGCGGTGATGGCCAGCGATGTCACTCGGAGAGATGTTTTTATTTGTTAAGGCGCGGGGCTCCACCCCGTATAAGAAACGACAAGACCCGTCGCAGACATCAGTGTGGCGCCGAGGAGCGCGGCAGTGCCGCGTCAGGGGGGCCGAGGTTCCTCCGGACCCTCTCGAGGAAAGCCTCCCTGTCGAAGAGGGATGATTGGTCCGGGGATGCCGGATCGTGGTTGGGCAGGACAAAGGCCTGGATGTTTATGACCGGGAGGTTGGAGAGGGTTCGGACCTCCCCGATCGCGGACGTAACCGTCACGACGACCCCGCACGGGACAAGCTTCAGCGCAAGCTCCAACTCCGTCCTGCTTGCTGCATTGCTGACGTCGAAGCCACCGCTTCGCAGGACCTCGCTAGCGAGATATGAGCCTCGTTGGCCCGGAATATAGACAAGAACTGAATACAGGTTGGATGGTGGCCTTTCGCCGGTCATCGCTGTTTCCCTTTTGGACACTGACCCCGAAGCTAACCGGTCACGTTTCAAATGTGGGTTTCATTATGTTAAGTCTTGTATCCGAGGGTCTTGTTTCGTCTGGCCTGCCCGTGGGTACAGGCAGCAGTCGGGCTTGCAGCTGTTCCATCTGAAGCTTACGAGATTGCTTGTTGCCGGGGCTACATCGCATCGTTCGCTCTCGGATGGGAGGACGTCCTCGATCGCTTTCACGCACGGCCCGGAGAGTATTACTGCGCGGAAGGCGCAGGACGGCTCCGCAAACCATAGCCAATCCTGTAGAAAAAACGGCCTGCGCTGGTTTGATTTTTTTGCACGATGCGCCTTTCCACCGGGCCGATGCTGTCGAACCATGCCGCGACGCCATCGTCGGAAAGGCTCTCTTCCTTCAGGCCATACATGATCGCCACCCTGCCTTCGTATGGGCGTGCGGCCCCCCAAATGCCGAACATCAGGCCATCTTGTCCGAAGAGGTTCTGGCTCGTGATGTCTGTTAGAACCGTGCGCCCGCTGCGGTAGAAGCCAAGTTCGCTGGCGATACCATAGCTGTCCATGCCGACGAGCATCGGCAAGTAGCCTGTCTCGGCGGCGACCTTGGCCTTAATCTGTTCTGCGGCGGAAACGAACTCCTTCCAGGCGACCGGCAGACCGCGGAGACTGCTCGAATAGCCAATAAACGGCAGCCCGAGCGCCAGGTAATGCAGCAGCAGAGCGAAAGCCAAAGTGCTCGACATGGCACCAACTTTAACAGCGGCCACCAGACGCGGCATGCTGCCATCTTTGATGACTGTCGCGAGGATCCTGGCCATGACCGGCAACAAGGACAGCCAGACCGGACCGGTCCAGTTCATTTTGACCATATGGAACAGACTGAAGACGATAAAGACGGCGAGAGGCACCACCGTAAAGACGGTGAGAAAGGCGTTCGTCCTGCGCAGATCGATCCGGCCGGAGATCCGAACGATCCAGTCTGTCGCAGTACCGGCGAGGAGGAGACCGAGAGGGCCGAGCAAGATTGCGATGAACATCAGGAGGGTTGGGGTTGAAAAGTTGATCTCGTCGGATATCCATCGCTTGGCCCCCTGAAACTGGAACGAGGCCCAGTCGTGGTGGGCATTCCAGGCGATGACCGGTGAAAACAGGG
Proteins encoded:
- a CDS encoding ATP-binding protein, with protein sequence MRIELVVDMLRAAETTEQKSTILDTVAKTGLQVEEVPAAELHGPEQAVEEDDFRLEIKNNLSPTTDVTLRSRTATGHLTQVLVVAVDHDRALAFSPPSAVPDSRITDREISDLLATMALIVPVILLSLYGSRMIASPLLRFSRAAQDLDPDKGAERPFEEIGSLEVRTLAKSLNDMRSRIRAMIDARTRMLRAISHDLRTPLTRLRLRAERSSEPSLRSALLADVDALTLMVEETLVYLRKDISKENQLRADLPSMIVTACSDFADMGYSVAYRGAERFAYPCKPHALKRAIANLIDNGTKFAGHVDVELLVKPDRTVSIRVTDDGPGIPAEFQANVLEPFYKLDSARNDRGGFGLGLSIVQDIVQAHSGTLTLANATPHGLIVEINLPPAGPVIAGSRQETRSSGAVKV